The Anas acuta chromosome 9, bAnaAcu1.1, whole genome shotgun sequence sequence GGAtgctcccgctgccccccccctctccctcctctccccccggCCGTGCTCGGAGCCGCCCCcggcggggtgggggggtccccgctcccccctctcctctcccccccggATGCATGACTTCATCCTTCCGCCCGCCTcgcctccagcccccccccgtccccccccctcagcctcctcctcctcctcctcctcctcctcctcctcctgccgccgCTGTGGGTGCCCGGTGCCGCCGGTGCCGCCTCAGACTGGCTGCTCCCGGccgggcacggcacggcacggcccggcccggccccgttGAGGCCCGGCCATGTCGCAGGTGCTGCCCTACGGCGAGGACAAGGTGGGGCGCTACGGCGCCGAGCCCGAGGCGGGGGAGCTGCCCTTCAGCTGCCGCCTGCAGGACACCAACGCCTTCTTCGGGGGCAACCAGGGCAAGCGGCCCCCCAAGCTGGGACAGATCGGCCGCGCCAAAAGAggtacccccccccccaccccaaatccccccccccacaaatCCCTATGATGGACCCCCGGCTCTGCCCCACGGCATCCCCacttccacccccccccccttatcCCACCCCTCCGGcatccccaggacccccccccccacgacCCCATTGCAGGcagggtgtcccccccccgagctgcccccccccatcacccGCAGCCGGGGGCTACCCCAGGTCCCCCCCCCGGAGCTGCTCCTCAGCACCCCTGGGCTTGCTGCAcaccccagaccccccccccagctttatagaccccccccagccctataggaccccccccagccctacaGACCCCCCTCAACCCTATAGACCCCCCTCAACCCTATAgacccccccccatccccataagcccccccccatcccctcctgccGCAGAGACCCCCACCGGCAGcaccgctgccccccccccgg is a genomic window containing:
- the CAMK2N2 gene encoding calcium/calmodulin-dependent protein kinase II inhibitor 2; protein product: MSQVLPYGEDKVGRYGAEPEAGELPFSCRLQDTNAFFGGNQGKRPPKLGQIGRAKRVVIEDDRIDEVLKGMTEKSPSGV